Part of the Vanessa atalanta chromosome 1, ilVanAtal1.2, whole genome shotgun sequence genome is shown below.
acgaatattttagcttgtcgttatattattatagattagtaCTTTAAAGctgaaaactaataatattatttcaactccttccttcataaatataatcagcTACTGGTGCTAATATTATGTTAGAACATTTGAATATTGAATTTGAGTgattattcattgttttttttttatgaaattttgttatatatgttattttagtagGTACAAAGGTTTGTTTTATACCATCCTAacgataacataaaataatataatataagaatatacaaaataatgacatattgtaagaaaaaaatagtattacaaaGGTAActataaaaatgtgtatttatcggtggtttatattaataaactaatgaCAAGAAAAACATTATGGTATTAAAGGAAATAACAAGActgtttttattgtaagtatattGCAAAATAATGGAGGTATTGGTATTAAAATGCTTTCTAATACTAGTTCTTGTAATTACAACTATTGAAGGTGGTTACTAacctataaatacaattaataattaaaggtatttttataattagccTATATAAGAgaacatttatttgtaaagcaatactcaaatatataagaatatacaaaataatgacatattgtaagaaaaaaatagtattacaaaGGTAActataaaaatgtgtatttatcggtggtttatattaataaactaatgaCAAGAAAAACATTATGGTATTAAAGGAAATaacaagcaataaaataaaatgtgtttaaatacattatttttttgtgtaaattacaGCTCCGTAATTGGGACTAGTGGCAAATACAAATGATTTTGCTTTAGCTTTATCAATTTTACAGTGCTTAACGTAAAATTCATCTTCTACTTTATCAATGTATTCTTTCACTTTCTCTTTTGGGCATAGAGCTACAATACAACCACCCCATCCAGCACCGGTCAATCTTGaatgaacatttaattttttagataTGTCTACCAAAAGATCTAAATTTTTATGTGagcattcatataatttttttaagctttcATGGCTTTTTGACATCAGCTCTCCTAACTTACTTAAAACATCGGCTCTGTCTTCGTCTGTTGAATATGTATTTGCGCCGTTAGTGGAGCCATTGCGTTTCCCGTTCATAGAAGATTCTGAACATATCCCACGAAAGGCTTCAACTCTTATGGCCTCTCCATAAACGTGCAAAgctctttgttttaatttaaactcgtGTAAATGTATCGTATTtggagttaaataaaagttatccaTTTCCTCTTcagtaatatttaacatttcacaTACTTCCGTTTTTACATAGATATCTTTTGGTAGTTGATTATGTACAAGAATTACCATTTCttctaaacttttatttaataatttctgtaCTTGACTTAAAGTGACTATATTATGATCAATTTTTATATGTGAATCTAGAGTTAAAATTTTAGCAGCCAGTCTACACTCTATAACTCTCTTATTGTAGTCATTAGTAGCTGCTTTGTTTACTTCAGCTAAACTATGTGCTACTACAAAAGAAGCATCTTCTGGTAACATAACTTTTGTAGCCTTTAGAGGGTTCCAAGTTATATATTGAGCGCAATATTTTTCTGCCAAGAAAGCTATTGCCTGATCCATACCACCCCCTTGCGTTCCAATGTATCTCTCACATTTGGCACAAAGTGAAGcgatttctattttatttaatattgctttttGAGCATATAGAAATGCTAAGCACACAGCACTTACTAGAGCTGACGAACTTGATAAGCCCGAGGCTGGGGGAATATTTCCGTCAATAAAGAATTTGACCccattaataactttattatccAAATGCTCCAGAGCTCCTTTAATCCCACAAAGTACGTAATTATACCAAAATGGTTTTCCATCTGAACCTAATCTTTCTATTATCATTTCACTGTATGGTTTTATTTCGAAATCAATCTTATCATATTTACAATTCGTATTACgtagattaattttatgttctCGCATAAAACCCGCTGCCACTATTATGTCTTGTTCTAAAGCCATAGGCAACACTGGATAACCGCAATAATCAATATGTTCTCCAATTAAATTAACTCTGCCAGGAACTCGTGCAAAAAAATCTGGCTGACATccaaattcattataaaaatgttcacTTAACTTTTCAATTCTTTCTCCCGACGGGATATTTGTTATCGGTACTTCGTCACTATTTCCGCTCATTTTATCAGCAGTGTttgtaaacaaacaataataatataataagaactcGCTGATACGTACCGTGACTGCTAAATTGTAACTACAATGATGTGATTCGttgaattgttattattctTATCAGCGTATAAATTACAATAGCTTATTATTCGCTATGGCTTTAGAAATGCAGAATCCTAGGTGTTCTAGCACGGtgatattttaacaattccAGAACGAGATGcgcttcataatttatttaaaaaagtaaaaagtatttaccCGTAATTCTTTATATTTGCACATAAATATGATCACAATCGAAACATAAGTGTTCCATGAAAAATGTAAacgatataaaattatctttaacttAACCTAAAAACTTAAGCTAACGCTAGTACAATAACAACTAACAACCAAGACTGGCCACTAGGTACTAATGAACTTGACGTTTAAGCGCTTCGCTGCTGATACGTGGATTCATGTCAATAGCtcaatatatatacagttaaaaTGCTACATATAACAAGTTTTAAGTGGAGTGGTTCATATTGAATAAACTCAAAAGCGTCTACGAATTTTAGAATGAAACAAATCGGGTCACACAAAATTCAGTGTCGGGTCTTTTggtctataaaaatatcttaataactaGGTAATTTTGTAAAGTACCGAGGTATATTCTTTAAACATAATTTCcaaaatttgtttatacataatattaaagtttcacGTGATAAATCATGGATATGGGTGAAAAACTAAACAAACTCTCTTCTTAATATTAAGTTATGTTAGGTTGAAAGAACAGTCGACTTCGAAAGCCAAGAACGTATAGTTCACTAAAAGGTTATTAATATAacgattttttcttaaaaatgtttaataagttAGACATTTTAGCTAGGTAacttattatatctaaattgtatatatttttatcatatgttGTATACTCCAAATCTTCAACGTATgcttaaaattagttatttgttttttttggtaaacattctccgaatataaaatatacca
Proteins encoded:
- the LOC125077071 gene encoding N-acetylgalactosamine kinase; this encodes MSGNSDEVPITNIPSGERIEKLSEHFYNEFGCQPDFFARVPGRVNLIGEHIDYCGYPVLPMALEQDIIVAAGFMREHKINLRNTNCKYDKIDFEIKPYSEMIIERLGSDGKPFWYNYVLCGIKGALEHLDNKVINGVKFFIDGNIPPASGLSSSSALVSAVCLAFLYAQKAILNKIEIASLCAKCERYIGTQGGGMDQAIAFLAEKYCAQYITWNPLKATKVMLPEDASFVVAHSLAEVNKAATNDYNKRVIECRLAAKILTLDSHIKIDHNIVTLSQVQKLLNKSLEEMVILVHNQLPKDIYVKTEVCEMLNITEEEMDNFYLTPNTIHLHEFKLKQRALHVYGEAIRVEAFRGICSESSMNGKRNGSTNGANTYSTDEDRADVLSKLGELMSKSHESLKKLYECSHKNLDLLVDISKKLNVHSRLTGAGWGGCIVALCPKEKVKEYIDKVEDEFYVKHCKIDKAKAKSFVFATSPNYGAVIYTKK